tattattatatatataattctgaTACATTGATGAAAGGATGAATTTCAATTTCTGATTGGATAGAGTACTTATATAAACATATCTGGTATGCTTGTTTTTAGAAcatattaattaaaacaaatacatgTGTGATACAGGGTTGATACATGTATGATACAGGGTTGATACATGTGTAGTACAAAGTTGATACATGTGTGATACATTGATGACAAAATgtattatcaaaaagaaaatttaattaagatgAAATATAAAGGACAAAAGTATATGAAAAGGAATACtgaattaaaaaacattaattcATTAATTCAAACAACAGAAACCATGTTCAAACAAacctaaaaacaaaaaacacacacgaaaacataaaaacaaagcAAAAGGACCTTTTGGTAAAAATCATTATTCATTCAAAATAACAACTAAAGCTTCTTTCTTATCCAATGTTGTTCACTCAAATTTCTTTTTTCCAGCCTTAACTTTGTATCTTTTTGGTCTGACAATTAGATTATCCATGTCCACAAATTTCTCTAATTCGCCCTTAACATTGTATAAGGTCTTCCATTTCCCATACTTGTGCAAATTAAACGAGACCCGCCTTCGGTGACCCTTCACATCAAAATCATTTATAATTTGATCATCTATCCCATGCACAATATACTCAGCATAACAGAATGCAAGGATTCCATAATCACTGCATACACAAAATGATACAAATAAGATACATAGTAGATACATAGTagatacataaaaaatataaaatgtataaatttgaaaaaaattacttaCTCAAACTTAAGGTCCGACACATTGTCTTCAAAAATCAGCTTCATACTATCCTCGAGTCCTTAACTATAATAAAATGGTGAACGCAAATCACAATTAGGATTCTCATCGAATACACCACACTTGGCAAGAAATAAATGAAGAACAGATGCGTAATTCATAGCAATCCCTCTGATCGCTGAAGCACTCAATGTTGACCGAGCAGAATACACTGTAATCCTCCTAAACTTGAAATTCAACAACGAGACAGCCCAATGATTGATTCCAGCAACACGGAGAGGGAACAACACATATTCACATTCACTCTAATTAGTATTAGCAAGCATACGTTGACCACGTATATACTGAGAAATTGAATGATCCTCATAAACCAAATCCCGTTCTCCGGTATCATAGTCAAGCTTCGCAAAAGCCTGCAAACTTTGATCAAAATAATCGTCGGTGGTTGTAAATTTCATTGATACGCTGCTGTTATATTTGCCTTTCTTCCTcaaaaagtaaagtaagataTCCATGTGTTACAACAACgagaaaaaaaagtcaaataatTGCCAACTATCAAATTGTCAACCCAGTAACAATGTATCAAAACTGTATCAAATATGAATATAACATCATAAAAAGCAAAAATATAAGCACGACTCATACCTTCGGATGCAAAGACTGTCCACCATACTCCAGAACAAAGAAAAAATCTTTGGTATCAAGAGTTTCAGCACCAAAAATAAAAGGAGGATTGATAGAATTAAAGGCTTCCTTAACAAatctttctttaaaaaaaaaattaaaaaacaaaaacaaaaaaaatcattaaaaaagttaaaactaaAGGAAATCGAACTTACTCCTTATGCTAAGGATTTTTTAAGTGCCTTGCAGCAATCCAATTATGGTATTCTTCAATTTATAGACACATtgtaacattttcaaaattgtTATCCAATAGACACAACCTAGGCACAACAAAAGAAGAGTTCTCTGTACGAAATTCCTTATTCCCATAACTGAATTCAGCCAAGTACGGAGATTTCAATAAAGTACTTGGCTTGACATTCCGTTTACGTCCAATAGGAGTAGTAAGATCATCCACTACTTTTGTCTTCTCAACAAACTgtattacatataaaaaatattacagaAAGCATAGAAGAATGATACATGGAATATACAtagttgatatatatatatatatatatatatatagaaaaattcCAAACATAGAAGAATGATACATGGAATATACATATTagaaataaatagaaaaaatacaATACCTCATTAACAGCAATTTTTGTACCAGAATCATTTGTAATGTCAGGCATTTTTGTACCAGAATCAGTTGCAATGTCAGCAGAAAGCTGAAAATTTAAAACCAGAAATTATTATAActaaaacataataataaaataaaaacaagtgAAATCTTACCTGAACGGGCATTGATTTATCACCACCGCCATCATCATCGTCATCTCCATCATCGTTATTATTGCCAGTACCGGCACCACCATCATTATCATTTCTGTCATCGTCCTTCTTATCTTTTTTTTGGTCACCATTACCCTCCTCTCCATCATCGTCTTCCTTCTCCTCCTCTCtattaggggtgagcattcgGTCGGTTTAGTCAAAACCGATCCGAAATGGCCAACCGACCAAACCGAatgttgtaatatttttgaCCGAACCAACCGAACAAAGAACATTAACCGAATCTGTTTCGACCGAATTTTTTTGGTCAGTTCGGTTAAATGGGCTATTTATGGGCTTTTATGAGCTTTTTCAATTAAATATGCTTTAaagatcaattaatttttttcacaaaataaTTGAGTcctatgaaaaaaaattaagcattttctcacaaatccaaacaatataccatagcaagaattaaattaaaaaaaaatcaacctaCTTTTCATAATAAGcagttaaaattttaagttttcggtcggtttggttaaagtgtaaattttaaattattaaccgAACCGTTAACCGATaaccaaaaaattatatttttttaccgaaccgaccgaatgaaaatttatcaccgaaccaaaccgatcGAAATTCACCGGTTCGGTCGGTTTGCTCGGTTTTTTCAAAACTTTGCTCACCTCTACTCTCTATCATTGTCTTTCTTCCCCTCATCGTCTTCCTTTCCCTCTTCCTTCCCCTTATCGTCTTCCTTTCCATCATCGTCTTCCTTCTCCTCATCGTCTTCCTTCTCCTCATACTCATGATTATCCTCCTCATACTCATAGTTATCATCCTCATTCTCTTCATCAGCGATCTCCTTTTCTACACCACCATCATTAACAACAGCATCAGTAAATGCAGGTTGTAAATTTTCAGCAGATACCTGATTGTTTAAAAAAGCATTAGATACATGGTTAATACAATAGACATACAAATGAAAAATATACAGCTTTAATACAAATTCAAAATTGTAAGATTcagtaaatatatttattagatACACGATTTATTCactaaaatgtaaaataataccatagataaaaaaatttatttcaaaatgatCACCAATCGCCGTCAAACAGTCAAAGACGATTCGAATCTCCTTCTTTAGAGAAGTAACTTCAGATTGCAAATTCGATTGACTCGACACGATTATATCCAATCGACCCTTCAAGTGCTTAAAAGTTTTCCTTTGTCGCGACGATTCAACTTTCTTACATTTCAAAAAACCAGCAAGCAATTCATCATCTGTTGaatcatccaaattttcaacaaTTTTCTTCTTTGTAGATTGAAAAAATCCAGAAATGTTAAGGAAGCTTCTTTCTTCTGCTGTCAAAACAATATCTTCAACTTTAACTGTCTATAGAGAAAAGATACATagttgatacatatttgatacatgtataaaagctataaaatttaaacagaaactaattcttttaaaaacttATACCTCATCACGTGTCAGATCATAAAAAGTCTCATTTATATATCGATTGCTAAGAACCGTATCATTGGTTTCCCACTTCAGCATCCGAGGAATTGATGGTCCTTCATCATTGCTCAGGCAGATCTTCATCTTTGCAGCAGGACAAACTTCGTAAAACCATAGTTGCAAAGCCAACGGAAAACTAAGCAGCCTGTAAAATTTGAGCTTTTTACTTGAAACAAACCTATTCTTCATATCAGAGATGGTAGATCGGAAGACCATGATGCCCCACGAATATGAATTATAGTCGCCACTATCAACCATATCCATAAAGAAACGACTAACATGCTGATATTTACTTTCATTTGAGCACAAAAAGAACTCAAATAAGTAAATTACAGCCAACTTGACCGCATCATGATCAGACTTGAAAGacttatttaagaaaataacgCCCAATCCATCACGTGTAACATCTGAATTAGGGAAATAGGTTTCTACCAGCCGATTGTGTGTCGGAGCAAAAGAGAGCTCGTTCAGTTCGCCAACACAGTTTAACCCCGTAATCAAAGCAAATTCCTCGATGCTGAAACGAAGTTTATATCCAGCAACTTTAAACCATAATTCCCTATTATTTGGATGCTTCACTTCACGCAGCAACAAAGAATGTAGAAGTTGAGGTTGAACAGACATTGGCTTCAGATCTAAAAACTTCCCAAGAAACGTATTCGTAAGCAATTCCAGCTGAGTATCAGAAAGAGTCGCCATAAAAGTCCTCGATATACTTAAACTTTAACGGCACAGTCATTCTACACTTATAACGATATTCACCTGCTATCAAGTAGTCCCGGTTCTACAAGGATACAAAAACAAATAcacaaaaaacacataaaattagtaaaataaagATATATCTAATATACAAATATATCAATAAACAGGTTAAATACATAGAATATACATACAAGGACaaagttaattaaatatagactactaatgtaaaataaaatgtatATCAACTTAAACATACATCAATTATTCATAAATGATACACATAAACCCTAAacattaaaattgattaaaacatGAAACTAATCTAACAATGAAATATACATATACTATACAtctaaaatacataaattacaaatcagaataataaaaaaaaaacaaaaaaaaaaaaaacttgaaactaATCTAACAatgaaatatacatatattatacatTTATCATACATAAATTACAAATCAGaataataaaaacacaaaacaaaaaaaaacaaaaaaatgaaaaataccaTAACAGAACGAACATGTTCTTAATAATCAAGCCCTTCTGAGTTTCCTTATCCACAGCTGCAACATCAAATGCCAATCGCCTTCTTTTAACATCAATGTCTTCCTTCaatttttccttttgttttaCATTTTGAAAAACAGAGGCAGCACCACTTCCTTCAgcatttttatccattttttgAACTAATTTCCGTTTCATTTTACCAGGAATACCAGTTTCAGATTTCTCTTTTGCGAGAATTGATCTTGTGGAAACAACCATGATGTTACTTATAAAGTAAATGAAAATGATGAAAAGAAACTGATAATGCAGAAACGAAAAGAAATGGCTAGAATTTAGGgattaaatgaaattaaaaatgagaaaccCTAAAATGGAGGAGTAACGTTAGAGAAGAGAGAAATGGAGGAGATTGATCGTGTGAGAGAAGGAGAGAATCAGTTTACTGTTGCAAAAAGAAAACTGACCCAGAGCTAATGAAACGTGTTAGACAGATGTTACAATCAGAGAGATGGTATTAAATGTAAACAATTAGAGTTTTGTGCtattaaatgtaaaaataatGGTAACTAAGAAAATAAACAAGCTGAGATGGTATTTGATGAAAATTAATTGTGAATTATgagtttttttgttattttctcaaatatttttatttattttaaaattgttatttataataaaagtaaagatttttattaaatattttatattatgtaaaattcaaataaaaaatataatttttaaattttaatatttaaactctctcaaatagtacttgaatcgtaaaataagagttcataagcaaaaattaaattttttattgctcgatttaaaaaacaaattgtttaacaatataaaaattatcaaaggatatttatctctttttattaaaaatatagtatattatattaaaatcatTTTCGTACATTTCggcaaataaaaatcaaaacaagcaacatTTATCAAATTTCACTTTCCGGAAAGTTACTTTCCaaaaattgctataaaacgaATCAAGCAAGGTCTtagtttgtaacttttttttctttcaaatttttaaaaattgcaaaatttacTTACCGCATAggtgtaaataaataaactttaaCAATTAGATAAATTTCCAATGAATCGCTTTGATAGAGATATATTTACAACTGTAAAATGgatagataaatttataaaaatttgaatttgtttaacctttttggcatCATTGTaccttaatttattaatttactaCAATTTAaacatcttttaattttttttggcacttttcatattaatttttttaataatatattattaatatgaaatattatatttatttcgcgcaaatgcgcgggaaTACGACtagtacttatataattgagaggatcaAAAGATCATTCTGATTAGTTCCCAATTTAAAAAAccactaattaattttaaaaaagttactatTAGTCAATAGTTTTTATTAGACATTTTTATTAGTTCCCATCTTATTTAAATCACtcatttgaatttaattatttaattataaatttttatcatgattttcaattttagtttatttcttatgaaaatttagttaatcgtcaattttagttttgccaaaattaaaaattattttgagaaGGTAAGCTTTCTAATTTAAACCCACTTTCTAAATCGAAAAAAAAGGGACCAACACGAAAAAATTATGAAAGCAaccaatatttcatttttctctTAGTGAAAACCACAAATCAATTCAATTAACAAGTTGATTTGCTATTACAAAAAGACTTCtgtgaacttttcaaaaaaaaagacttCTGTGAAAGTAACAATGTCTTTTGCCTCTTTGCCGGGTGAAGCTTCAATTGCTACAAGAATTGCATAAGTGAAATTAGAAAGTTACTCATTTAGAAAAGTTGAACTTAAAACCTCACTTGGTTCGAAAGAGTATACTTCTCGAAAAGTTAATTACtaagaaaattaatttggaggaaatcaatatttttattgcGGTTCACTTAGTAATTTTCCGGGAagttgcattttatttttaataattaaaatataaagacaatatttaattagaatcttaatatatatatctatttatatatatatatatatatatatatatatatatatatatatatatatatatatataggcgTGCGTGTGTACAtgcgattttttttaatttgtttacatttataatatttaaaagtggACAAAAATCCAATCAAACCGACTAACTGAAACAtgatcaaatcaaaccaaaaaatgaaattaattggtCCAAGagtttaaatttagttttaattgctatttttacGATTAATGATTAATGGTTTAGCTTTAGTTCTAGGATTTGGAATTTGAAAACCCACAGTTAACaggtttataaaaaaaacttaatttgtATACTATGTAATTAAGAAAAACAAATGGGCATTTTCATGAGTTCCTAATTTAGATAAAACACTAATTTAATTCTCATTAGTTAAAATCTTGGAATAAATATTTATAccaaatacatatttttataaatattaaatttaagtaaaacatttactttaattttctaattttttttgtttgttaggtaatttttattagtttttcaaattgaataaagtaattatttattattttataaactataagatattacatttaatttattatttatatgaatttatttttaaaatattattattaattagattCCGTGCAAATGCACGGGCTTACGATTAgttcaatatatatttatcatcTGCAGAAAAAGGTTCTACAAGAAACATCCAAACTCCCTTAAATCTTCAAACATCAGCATAACTAGAATTAGGGTTACCATCATACAATTTCGTGTCCATAGCCTTAAACTTCAACCTCAACCTGGATGGCTAAGTGCATAAACAATATTTAGCATTAAATAAAAGCTTTTAgaattaacaaaacaaaacaatattttttgaCATGGAATGgtacatttttttaaactacAAACCAAAATTTCTTGGCTCTCAACAGCAATTAAGTCAATTCTTAAAGTTTTTAGCTACAAATTTGAGAAAGAacacataattaataattaaaaaaattattaagtgcTTCGTTTCTCGCCTATCAAAGATGAAATGCAAACTTTCATCTGAATTCATAATCATCTCATACATAGCACTCATAGGATGAAAGTTTCTCGTCGTCCTTTCTCCTTCTCTTATTTGCCGATCGTTTAGGGCGGACAAGCTTTATAGTTCGAGTACCCATTCTCAAAGGGTATATGATACTATACTTCCCTCTTAAAGTCCCTGGGGGCTTCCCTACTCGGATTTTCTACTTGGGACAAAGTCGAACTCTCAGTGTCGTGCATCACTTATGCATATTCAGTAACAGTCTCGTAGCTTTGAGTCTGTAACTTTTCCCCCAATAATTTTAGCCAAAGTTCCAACTAAGCATAAATTGTTAGCAGCTAGTTACAAATGCAACTTGCCCTGTTCGGATTTGTTGTTATAGCTAAGAAGTGATcagacaattaaaaataaaaagctcCAAAAACAAGTTTTATCAACAGCTCTAACAACAACACCGACTAACAGCTCCAAAATAAACTATATAAGCAGCGACTAACAGCTAATCCAACCAGAGGAATTATTCATGATATAACGTGCTTCTCAACTCAAATAAGAAATTGACAAAGTGAGTGGTGGAGTTACCTGTCAATTTACGCCGCTTATCAAATTAATCTTCATTTCAGCTCCAACGGAGGGAAGAAAACTGGTGGTAGCATTACACAAAGCTGATGCAGACAAATAAACGAATTATGAAGCTTTAAAGAAACCATTGTTTTGTGTAGACACATAAATGCATCACTTCATATATATCGTTCTCCTACGACGACCTTCATCACAAATCTATCAAGCTTTCAGCATTCAATAGACTAACACTGAAATGCATAGTTTTATACAATACGTATAGAAGAACTAGAATTCTCATCAAAGCCAAATCCTAGTTCTTCAAAACTGACTTTCCCCTGAAAGAAATCCAACAATTGAGGCACCTCTTCCTTATACttcaaaacaaacgttttcaTGAATCGCTCATCAGAAGAAACGATTAATGAAGATAAAGGGACGTTTGTCTTGATCAAACCCTTTAAAAGCAAAATTCTGGCAATTAAACATCTAGGCATAATCCTGTTCTCCAAACTACAACAAAGAACAACTGGAAGCTTAGCAACATCAGCAGGCTTCCAACCCATCTTGCCCACAAGAAAATCCATTTTACTCGTTACACTCTTTTGCGACATAGCCAAAGACAATGGGTTCTTTCTTAAAATCGATAAAATCTCATCTTCAGACCAACCACACATTTTATAAAACTCTATTTTGCGTTCCCACGTTGTATcagaaaattgaagaaaaacaCCCAATGCCATAACAAATGAACGCTTTGTCGGGTCAAATCCTTTTTCGATTATCTTCTTAACCTTATCGGCAAACTTGACATCATTTAGGCACATAGCTAACGGAAACTTAAGAACTAGCTCAGCGATACCAGATTGAGGCATACCAATCTGAGTCAACAATGataaattaacattaaaaatgtCCTTCATAGACGGAAAATACATGGACGACCGTTTCAAAGTCCTAATCACTTTCTCATCAGTAACAAGTACCCTTTTGAGGATGTCATAAAATGGAATGAGATGTCGAACAAGATGGCGAACCAATATATCCGGGTTCCTAGAGACAATTGCCGAAAGGTCCGAG
This region of Mercurialis annua linkage group LG1-X, ddMerAnnu1.2, whole genome shotgun sequence genomic DNA includes:
- the LOC126671574 gene encoding uncharacterized protein LOC126671574, which encodes MATLSDTQLELLTNTFLGKFLDLKPMSVQPQLLHSLLLREVKHPNNRELWFKVAGYKLRFSIEEFALITGLNCVGELNELSFAPTHNRLVETYFPNSDVTRDGLGVIFLNKSFKSDHDAVKLAVIYLFEFFLCSNESKYQHVSRFFMDMVDSGDYNSYSWGIMVFRSTISDMKNRFVSSKKLKFYRLLSFPLALQLWFYEVCPAAKMKICLSNDEGPSIPRMLKWETNDTVLSNRYINETFYDLTRDETVKVEDIVLTAEERSFLNISGFFQSTKKKIVENLDDSTDDELLAGFLKCKKVESSRQRKTFKHLKGRLDIIVSSQSNLQSEVTSLKKEIRIVSAENLQPAFTDAVVNDGGVEKEIADEENEDDNYEYEEDNHEYEEKEDDEEKEDDDGKEDDKGKEEGKEDDEGKKDNDRE
- the LOC126665564 gene encoding uncharacterized protein LOC126665564, yielding MFGISCPRFGTNNSNFLLAILRFASARHFTSENLIHKKQSFTVSYLINSCGLAPKVAQSISKWFQLTTPDNPDSVILFFKDQGFTASQISKIVRIRPRVLRAKPNSSILPKLEFLRSVGASSSDLSAIVSRNPDILVRHLVRHLIPFYDILKRVLVTDEKVIRTLKRSSMYFPSMKDIFNVNLSLLTQIGMPQSGIAELVLKFPLAMCLNDVKFADKVKKIIEKGFDPTKRSFVMALGVFLQFSDTTWERKIEFYKMCGWSEDEILSILRKNPLSLAMSQKSVTSKMDFLVGKMGWKPADVAKLPVVLCCSLENRIMPRCLIARILLLKGLIKTNVPLSSLIVSSDERFMKTFVLKYKEEVPQLLDFFQGKVSFEELGFGFDENSSSSIRIV